One Cheilinus undulatus linkage group 22, ASM1832078v1, whole genome shotgun sequence DNA window includes the following coding sequences:
- the LOC121504509 gene encoding tetratricopeptide repeat protein 39B, whose amino-acid sequence MAHVGNGASGEDEDCFEDAYDRIPAACQMDLQTAIQETQCALNLVLNNKFSEALDLLKPWWRDSMYHALGYSSILVMQATMTFEHRDIQTAMATIKEALNTCQRFRKRNSVVGSLSSLISKQSNLQEEEMHAEICYAECLLQKATLTFVQDENMISFIKGGIKIRTSYQIYKDCQNVLNVTQDLAGQSDSFKQFEGGVKLGIGSFNLMLSLLPQRILRLLEFIGFSGNRGFGLSQLREGASSHSLRSILCALTLLFYHTYVSLILGTGEGNLVEAEALLEPYRHKYPKGSIILFYSARIATLRGNFEKARARYEECISSQQEWKQIHHLCYWELMWTHSYQQEWQQAYHYADLLCKESRWSKAIYVYQKAAILSMMSEEEVKKTGEDIVELFRQVEGLKQRLAGKSIPTEKFAVRKSRRYKAAKLVPLVIPALEMMYVWNGFTIVGKRADSTEALLITIEAAEEQLRNDSNPSEFHPDDSCLVQMLKGLCLKHLGRLLQAELCFTQVLSSESRIRYDHYLIPFTLYELGLLYKQQGDFTKATTYIENAKTNYKDYSMESRLHFRIHAALSSLKGSPVSTP is encoded by the exons gaCTGCTTTGAGGATGCCTACGACAGAATACCTGC ggCCTGTCAGATGGACCTGCAGACGGCCATCCAGGAGACTCAGTGCGCTCTGAATCTGGTCCTTAACAACAAGTTCTCTGAAGCCCTGGACCTCCTAAAGCCatg GTGGAGGGACAGCATGTACCACGCTCTGGGCTACAGCAGCATCCTGGTGATGCAGGCAACAATGACCTTCGAACACAGAGACATCCAGACCGCCATGGCAACCATCAAAGAGGCATTAAACACCTGTCAGAG GTTCAGGAAGAGGAACTCCGTGGTGGGATCTCTCTCCAGTCTCATCAGTAAGCAGTCCAACCTGCAGGAAG AGGAGATGCATGCAGAGATCTGCTACGCCGAGTGTCTGCTGCAGAAAGCCACGCTGACGTTTGTGCAG GATGAGAACATGATTAGTTTTATCAAAGGGGGCATCAAGATCAGAACAAGCTACCAGATCTACAA GGATTGTCAGAATGTGCTGAACGTAACTCAGGACCTGGCGGGCCAGTCTGATTCGTTCAAACAGTTTGAGGGCGGAGTCAAGCTCGGCATCGGCTCCTTTAACCTG ATGTTGTCTCTCCTCCCTCAGAGGATTTTGAGGTTGTTGGAGTTCATCGGATTCTCAGGAAACCGG GGCTTTGGTTTATCCCAGCTGAGAGAGGGAGCCTCCAGTCACAGTCTGAGGTCCATCCTCTGCGCTCTGACGCTGCTCTTCTACCACACCTACGTCTCACTCATCCTCG GAACCGGAGAGGGGAACCTGGTGGAGGCTGAAGCTCTGCTGGAGCCGTACAGACACAAATATCCCAAG ggCTCCATCATTCTCTTCTACTCTGCTCGTATCGCCACACTGCGAGGAAACTTTGAAAAG GCCCGGGCGAGGTACGAGGAGTGTATCAGCAGCCAGCAGGAATGGAAGCAGATCCACCATCTTTGCTACTGGGAGCTGATGTGGACTCACTCCTACCAGCAGGAGTGGCAGCAGGCGTACCACTACGCCGACCTGCTGTGCAAAGAGAGCCGCTGGTCCAAG gcaaTTTATGTGTACCAGAAAGCAGCCATCCTCAGTATGATgtcagaggaggaggtgaagaagaCGGGGGAAGACATCGTGGAGCTCTTTAG GCAGGTGGAGGGGCTGAAACAACGCCTGGCCGGGAAGTCGATCCCAACAGAGAAATTTGCAGTGAGGAAGTCCAGACGCTATAAAGCTGCTAAGCTGGTCCCGCTGGTCATCCCTGCACTG GAGATGATGTACGTTTGGAATGGCTTCACCATCGTCGGGAAGAGAGCCGACTCCACCGAAGCTCTGCTGATTACCATAGAGGCGGCTGAAGAGCAGCTACGTAACGACTCTA ACCCGTCAGAGTTTCATCCCGACGACAGCTGCCTGGTCCAGATGTTGAAGGGTCTCTGTCTGAAACACCTGGGCAGGTTACTGCAGGCTGAGCTCTGCTTCACGCAGGTTCTCTCCAG TGAGAGTCGGATCAGATACGATCACTACCTGATTCCTTTCACTCTCTATGAGCTGGGTCTGCTCTACAAGCAGCAGGGAGACTTCACCAAGGCCACCACCTACATCGAAAACGCCAA GACAAACTACAAGGATTACTCCATGGAGTCCAGACTCCACTTCAGGATCCACGCGGCGCTCAGCAGCCTGAAAGGATCGCCTGTCAGCACGCCGTAA
- the cfi gene encoding complement factor I, protein MRSAGLVFLFLLVTHSESWRIEDYKDPPAIGQQSQPIWQIPQEPWLPVQPPTHPTKPSTQLSTPLVTTPATTTRPNQVTTDGFLGPHECLAKSLTRASCGLVFCRPWERCINGQCSCKPPYLCPFENVQPVCGRDNRSYRSYCQAMALSCRTKRPAMSHFGTNCGVNHPKFESSVDPETGVVDVFIPEKAGGPGERLLVCWKVWNMAAANVACREHGYPLGAVTAASVPYNSLNLEERPFPEKCVSIRCQGFETSLAECLIYDKIRIGNKKVATVTCYNPSMASEDQRCDFQCVNTKCVSLNQTCNGVDDCGDRSDEMCCKKCRNNSLRCKTGVCVHKEALQDGQMDCLDGEDERKLTMASTAAVENKTLTNTEYHSPINEMANNRKHLESKLYCGIPNSTTVDDEDVEERGRTSRVKRVVGGIPSKPTQIQWQVALEEKGKIDCGGAYIGGCWVLTAAHCVRPNPSAFRVKFSLWKKTRAQNTTDIVPVDNIIIHPKYNASSYENDIALVQLEKLPFQEECLVKNPAISAVCVPWTTHLFQPNHTCSISGWGRTKDGKTSQVLLWANVSLIEDCGRFYNDRFKPGMMCAGDLEGSVDSCQGDSGGPLVCEDELGVSYLWGIVSWGERCGQPGFPGVYTQVSHYFEWIRLHTGWSAVTKFNS, encoded by the exons ATGAGATCTGCTGGACTTGTATTCCTCTTTCTTCTTGTCACGCATTCAGAATCG TGGAGAATAGAAGATTATAAGGATCCACCAGCCATAGGACAGCAGAGCCAACCAATCTGGCAGATTCCACAGGAACCATGGTTACCTGTCCaaccccccacccacccaacCAAACCCTCAACCCAACTCTCCACACCTTTAGTAACCACTCCCGCCACTACAACCCGCCCTAATCAAGTCACAACAGACGGGTTCCTGGGTCCACATGAGTGTCTGGCTAAGAG TTTGACTCGGGCGTCTTGTGGCCTGGTGTTCTGTCGTCCTTGGGAGCGTTGCATCAATGGACAGTGCTCCTGCAAACCCCCCTACCTCTGTCCGTTTGAGAACGTACAGCCAGTCTGCGGGCGGGACAACAGGAGCTACCGCTCCTACTGCCAG GCTATGGCACTCTCATGTCGGACAAAGAGACCTGCCATGTCTCACTTTGGGACAAACTGTGGAG TGAACCATCCAAAGTTTGAAAGCTCAGTAGACCCAGAAACAGGAGTGGTAGATGTCTTCATTCCTGAAAAAGCAGGAGGTCCCGGAGAGAGGTTACTGGTGTGTTGGAAGGTGTGGAACATGGCTGCCGCTAACGTTGCTTGCAGGGAGCACGGATATCCACT CGGAGCAGTGACTGCTGCGTCTGTGCCGTACAACTCCCTAAATTTAGAAGAAAGACCTTTTCCAGAGAAGTGCGTTAGCATCCGCTGCCAAGGGTTTGAGACATCCCTAGCTGAGTGTTTAATCTATGACAAGATAAGGATTGGCAACAAGAAAGTGGCCACAGTTACCTGTTATAATCCATCAATGGCCTCTGAGG ATCAGCGTTGTGACTTTCAGTGTGTAAACACAAAGTGTGTGTCCTTAAACCAGACTTGTAATGGAGTGGATGACTGTGGCGACCGCAGTGACGAGATGTGCTGCAAAA AGTGCAGGAACAATAGTTTGCGCTGCAAGACAGGCGTCTGTGTCCACAAGGAGGCGCTGcaggatggacagatggactgTCTGGATGGCGAGGATGAACGGAAGCTCACCATGGCGAGCA CCGCTgcagtggaaaataaaacactgactaACACAG AGTACCATTCCCCCATTAACG AAATGGCAAACAACAGGAAGCATCTGGAGTCCAAGTTGTACTGTGGTATTCCCAACTCGACCACGGTGGACGACGAAGATGTGGAGGAGCGAGGGAGGACAAGCCGAGTCAAGAGAGTGGTGGGAGGAATCCCATCAAAACCA ACTCAGATCCAGTGGCAGGTCGCTCTGGAGGAGAAGGGGAAGATCGACTGTGGTGGCGCTTATATCGGGGGATGCTGGGTACTCACTGCTGCTCACTGCGTCAG GCCCAACCCGTCTGCATTTAGAGTGAAGTTTTCTCTGTGGAAGAAGACTCGAGCTCAGAACACCACCGACATTGTTCCTGTCGACAACATCATCATCCACCCAAA GTACAACGCCAGCTCCTACGAGAACGACATCGCTCTGGTTCAGCTGGAGAAGCTTCCCTTCCAGGAGGAATGTTTGGTAAAAAACCCGGCCATCAGCGCCGTCTGTGTTCCCTGGACGACTCACCTGTTCCAGCCCAACCACACCTGCAGCATCTCAGGATGGGGACGCACTAAAG ACGGTAAAACATCTCAGGTGCTGCTGTGGGCCAACGTATCGCTCATCGAAGACTGTGGCAGGTTCTACAATGACCGCTTCAAACCAGGCATGATGTGTGCAG GTGATCTGGAAGGCAGCGTGGACTCCTGTCAGGGTGACAGCGGCGGTCCTCTGGTCTGTGAGGATGAGCTTGGGGTTTCTTACCTGTGGGGCATCGTGAGCTGGGGGGAGAGGTGTGGCCAGCCTGGATTCCCTGGAGTTTATACACAG GTTTCTCATTACTTTGAGTGGATCAGACTCCACACAGGCTGGTCTGCTGTCACCAAATTCAACTCCTGA